One genomic region from Prunus persica cultivar Lovell chromosome G3, Prunus_persica_NCBIv2, whole genome shotgun sequence encodes:
- the LOC18783332 gene encoding probable glycosyltransferase At3g07620: MKQVYRRYPNAVVFAMASIAMVYMVLIKGSKGTSWFDFSPSPFPWLSTSVDRKSDSAFTFNHISSHMDTARRQKALPDLERSYIGNSVSKTDKRKGDVNLERLEAGLATARALIREATSKFNQTALEDADYVPQGDIYRNAYAFHRSHLLMESLFKIYVYEEGEPPIFHNGPCKNIYSMEGLFLSFMETDTKFRTLDPDKAHVYFLPFSVVMIIEYLFHPIIRDKAVLERTVVDYVRVVSNKYPFWNRSLGADHVMLSCHDWGPRATWYVKQLYFVAIRVLCNANTSEHFNPKKDASFPEINLETGDITGLVGGLPPSERTTLAFFAGRMHGRIRPLLFQHWKEKDKDLLVYETLPEGVSYHDMLKKSKYCICPSGHEVASPRIAEAIYAECVPVLISQHYVLPFSDVLNWEFFSVQVSVSEIPHLKEILMGIPEEQYRRMQKRVKQVQRHFVVNSPPKRFDVFHMIIHSIWLRRLNVRIYG; the protein is encoded by the exons aTGAAGCAGGTTTACAGAAGATATCCAAATGCAGTTGTGTTTGCTATGGCTTCCATTGCTATGGTTTATATGGTTCTGATAAAGGGTTCAAAAGGAACATCTTGGTTTGATTTTTCGCCGTCTCCATTTCCATGGTTGAGTACCAGTGTAGATAGGAAATCTGATTCTGCATTCACATTCAACCACATTTCATCACACATG GATACAGCAAGAAGGCAGAAGGCATTGCCTGATCTTGAAAGGAGCTACATTGGTAATTCTGTTTCGAAAACAGATAAGCGGAAGGGAGATGTAAACCTGGAGAGACTTGAAGCTGGTCTAGCTACTGCCAGAGCATTGATAAGGGAAGCAACATCAAAATTCAACCAGACAGCTCTTGAAGACGCAGATTATGTTCCACAAGGCGATATATACAGGAATGCTTACGCATTTCACCG GAGTCACCTCTTAATGGAAAGCTTGTTTAAGATATATGTCTATGAAGAGGGAGAGCCACCTATATTTCACAATGGCCCTTGCAAGAACATATACTCTATGGAGGGGCTCTTCCTTAGCTTCATGGAAACTGATACCAAGTTCCGGACTCTGGACCCTGACAAGGCTCATGTCtattttcttccattcagTGTTGTGATGATCATTGAGTACCTGTTTCATCCAATTATTCGTGACAAAGCTGTTCTAGAGCGCACCGTGGTTGATTATGTTCGTGTCGTATCGAATAAGTATCCATTTTGGAACAGAAGCCTTGGAGCTGATCATGTCATGCTTTCTTGCCATGATTGG GGGCCAAGGGCAACATGGTATGTTAAACAACTATACTTTGTTGCCATCCGCGTACTATGCAATGCAAATACTTCTGAGCACTTCAACCCTAAGAAAGATGCATCCTTTCCTGAAATCAACCTGGAAACAGGTGACATAACCGGTCTAGTTGGTGGCTTGCCTCCCTCCGAACGTACAACCCTAGCGTTCTTTGCAGGACGCATGCATGGTCGAATTAGGCCATTACTTTTCCAACATTGGAAAGAGAAGGACAAAGATTTGCTGGTCTATGAAACACTCCCCGAAGGGGTTTCATACCATGACATGCTGAAGAAAAGCAAGTACTGCATATGCCCAAGTGGCCATGAAGTTGCAAGTCCACGAATTGCAGAGGCAATATATGCAGAGTGTGTTCCAGTTTTGATATCACAGCACTATGTTCTGCCTTTCAGTGATGTGCTCAATTGGGAGTTTTTCTCTGTTCAAGTTTCTGTAAGCGAAATTCCACATCTGAAAGAAATCTTAATGGGGATCCCTGAAGAGCAATATAGAAGAATGCAGAAGAGAGTTAAGCAAGTGCAAAGGCATTTTGTGGTGAACAGTCCCCCCAAGAGATTTGATGTTTTTCATATGATTATTCATTCAATCTGGCTTAGGAGACTGAATGTCCGCATTTATGGTTGA
- the LOC18784061 gene encoding uncharacterized protein At4g26485 encodes MGEKNRQIGHYSSSQKILLVGEGDFSFSACLARAFCSAANMVATTLESEDTLRTEHWSSEAHLEELERRGCLVLYEVDVYEMHQHPTLMCMKFDIIIFNFPHAGHYSWLCERDDELIQMHRDLLKAFFKSARGMLSQGGEVHVSHRDDYPYDQWKLKELAEKAGLVLKEKVWFEKSNYPGYHNKRGGGIQSNKKFPLNECYTFKFSLKHETSHELKPACNQTTSTLSDDISDALNSMNLK; translated from the exons ATGGGTGAAAAAAACAGACAAATAGGACACTACTCTAGCTCTCAAAAGATATTGTTGGTTGGTGAGGGAGACTTCTCATTTTCTGCTTGTTTGGCTCGAGCTTTTTGCTCTGCCGCTAACATGGTGGCTACCACTCTTGAATCTGAAG aTACTCTACGGACGGAACATTGGAGCAGTGAGGCACATTTGGAAGAGTTGGAGAGAAGAGGATGCTTGGTGTTATATGAAGTTGATGTGTATGAAATGCACCAGCATCCCACCCTTATGTGCATGAAGTTTGATATTATCATCTTCAACTTTCCTCATGCAGGCCATTACTCTTGGCTATGCGAAAGAGATGATGAGCTCATACA AATGCACAGGGATTTGTTGAAAGCATTCTTCAAAAGTGCCCGTGGGATGCTCAGCCAAGGTGGGGAAGTTCATGTTTCACACAGGGATGACTACCCCTACGATCAATGGAAGTTGAAGGAGCTTGCAGAGAAGGCCGGCCTGGTTCTGAAAGAGAAAGTGTGGTTCGAAAAGTCGAACTACCCTGGCTACCACAACAAGAGAGGAGGAGGCATCCAGAGCAACAAAAAATTTCCTCTCAATGAATGCTACACCTTCAAATTTTCTCTGAAACATGAAACTTCTCATGAATTAAAGCCTGCTTGCAACCAAACAACTAGCACTCTAAGTGATGATATATCAGATGCTTTAAATAGTATGAATTTGAAGTAA
- the LOC18783182 gene encoding uncharacterized protein At4g26485 has translation MGSGRERWIEHYSSAQEILLVGEGDFSFSACLARTFGSACNMVATSLESQGSLRSKHWSCLSHLSELKRRGCLVLHDVDVYEMDLHPALQWRKFDVIVFNFPHAGHFPWLRERNPQLIQMHKNLLKAFFENARGMLREGGEVHVATRDDYPYNRWNVEELAEEAGLVLMEKVWFKKSDYPGYQNKRGGDIKSNKTFRLRNCFTFKFALQQYEYDYTCDEMSVCSDDFI, from the exons ATGGGTAGTGGTAGGGAGAGATGGATTGAACACTACAGTAGCGCACAAGAGATATTGCTGGTTGGTGAAGGGGACTTTTCATTCTCTGCTTGTTTAGCTCGAACATTTGGCTCTGCTTGCAACATGGTGGCAACTTCTCTCGAATCTCAAG GTTCTTTAAGGTCCAAACATTGGAGCTGTTTGTCACACTTGAGTGAGTTGAAGAGGAGAGGGTGCTTGGTGTTGCATGATGTTGATGTGTATGAGATGGACCTCCATCCCGCTCTGCAATGGAGGAAATTTGATGTCATCGTCTTCAACTTTCCTCATGCAGGCCATTTCCCCTGGCTACGTGAAAGAAACCCTCAGCTAATTCA AATGCACAAGAACTTGTTGAAAGCCTTCTTCGAAAATGCCCGTGGGATGCTGAGGGAAGGCGGGGAAGTTCATGTTGCAACCAGAGATGACTACCCGTATAACAGATGGAATGTGGAGGAACTTGCAGAGGAAGCAGGCCTGGTTTTGATGGAGAAAGTGTGGTTTAAAAAATCGGACTACCCGGGTTACCAGAACAAGAGAGGGGGTGACATCAAGAGCAACAAAACGTTTCGTCTCAGAAATTGTTTCACATTCAAATTTGCTCTGCAACAATATGAGTATGACTATACTTGCGATGAAATGTCTGTTTGCAGCGACGACTTTATATGA
- the LOC18783110 gene encoding uncharacterized protein LOC18783110 yields MKAAVGVDGVNSASLQQDKDLIEVTGEGIDVVLLTNQLRKSLKYAEVVSVNPVEEKKIEENKEKEKNKEPEATIQYLMGCPPPQYICAPCPPYQDPSCSIL; encoded by the exons ATGAAGGCTGCAGTTGGGGTTGATG gGGTGAACTCAGCAAGTTTGCAGCAGGACAAGGACCTAATAGAGGTGACAGGGGAAGGTATTGATGTTGTTCTGCTCACAAATCAGCTCAGAAAAAGCTTGAAGTATGCAGAGGTGGTCAGTGTGAACCCTgtggaggaaaagaaaattgaggaaaacaaggagaaagagaagaacaaagagCCAGAGGCAACAATCCAGTATCTCATGGGCTGTCCTCCTCCTCAATACATTTGCGCTCCTTGTCCACCATACCAAGATCCCAGTTGCTCTATTTTGTAA